In the genome of Nonlabens sp. MB-3u-79, one region contains:
- a CDS encoding shikimate dehydrogenase family protein, whose translation MENIKIPSSVFGLVGKRLDYSFSRAYFSEKFEKLKLSDHEYRNYEMSRDFLLSRFRESVTYDKESRTTNGKNEIVRGLNVTIPYKQDMLQVVDELSEEAKIIGAVNTIVIEDNVWTGHNTDCYGFGKSLKPFLPIHKNALILGTGGASKAVAYTLEALQIPYLFVSRNPQDEFSIDYKSLTKEVMEMVSLIINTTPLGVVPDVALRPDIPYEYLNSSHVLYDLVYNPSLTMFMKLGQQKGAKGINGYQMLVHQAEKAWELWNK comes from the coding sequence ATGGAAAATATCAAAATACCATCTAGTGTTTTTGGCTTGGTAGGAAAACGTTTGGATTATAGTTTTTCTCGCGCTTATTTTTCTGAGAAATTTGAAAAACTGAAACTCTCTGATCACGAGTATAGAAACTATGAAATGAGCAGGGATTTTTTGCTATCCCGCTTTCGCGAAAGCGTCACCTACGACAAAGAATCTCGCACTACAAATGGTAAAAATGAGATCGTTAGGGGGCTTAATGTGACCATTCCTTATAAACAGGACATGCTGCAAGTGGTAGATGAATTGAGTGAAGAAGCTAAAATCATAGGTGCTGTAAATACCATTGTTATTGAAGATAATGTCTGGACAGGTCACAATACCGATTGCTATGGGTTTGGCAAAAGTCTAAAACCCTTCTTACCTATCCATAAAAATGCTCTTATATTAGGGACTGGTGGCGCATCAAAAGCTGTGGCTTACACATTAGAAGCACTTCAAATCCCTTACCTATTTGTGAGTAGAAATCCCCAAGACGAGTTTAGTATAGATTATAAATCACTTACTAAAGAAGTAATGGAAATGGTGAGTCTTATCATCAATACAACACCTCTAGGCGTCGTTCCAGATGTGGCATTGCGTCCGGATATTCCTTATGAGTATCTCAATTCTTCTCATGTTCTTTATGACCTGGTATACAACCCTTCCTTGACCATGTTTATGAAGCTAGGACAGCAAAAAGGCGCCAAAGGTATCAATGGTTATCAAATGTTAGTGCATCAAGCAGAAAAGGCTTGGGAACTTTGGAATAAGTAA
- a CDS encoding DUF349 domain-containing protein: MEKNDNLQDADGNSPEMDQKKLEALDALENAMVDEAALPKQAAEGQETTDSDDASTEPVKDGSNKGLGNLEDASTTHEDAILEEKKTVEKAVDTIVEVDEDEDDNEPEDDSVKEIEEKDYDSMEMPALIVELRHLMQEYPINSFRSQAEDIKKAFETADADAKKEAQEKFKEENPPSDDALAPQFEYKNQQATEFYDLHSLYRKQKGQFQRDKRKQQEVNLEKRREIIEGIKLLINQEENIGTTFKKFHSLQEEWKATGNIPHDAYNITWEDYRLATQNFYDYIDLSKELRDKDFERNLEFRKKIIARAIELGNEENIHKALRELQELHRMWKEDSGPVAKEERDPIWDEFSAATKVIHDKRQAYYDERDKMSAHHQLVKENIVAEIAKITAKGAKNHREWQDRLEEINVLRELFTSTGPAPKAVNNELWNQFRARTREFNKVKNDFYKGLKKEQQDNLDAKMKLIAIAEEHQDNENFAEGLQIMKRIQAEWKQIGHVPRKDSDKIWKRFQKACNAFFEKKTAQKNEDSKEEVDNFEAKMQVYDALKEMIPQDDKASMLAEVEKHMAAWASIGRVPYSKRMIQDKFEKLLHAKLKAAGLSAVDAEMLKYQNKLASLKNGDVQDFKNERFYLKKRRDEIQDEVRQLDNNLQFINAKDDKNPFLVQQRKNIAELTKELDVIKEKQKQLNILQRQIKKEEEEADAESVASIEGETSEAIE, translated from the coding sequence ATGGAAAAGAATGACAACCTGCAAGACGCAGACGGAAACTCACCAGAAATGGATCAAAAGAAATTAGAGGCACTAGATGCTTTAGAAAACGCTATGGTAGATGAAGCTGCTTTACCTAAACAAGCGGCTGAAGGTCAGGAGACTACTGACAGTGATGACGCGAGTACAGAACCCGTAAAAGACGGTTCTAATAAAGGATTAGGAAATCTAGAAGATGCTTCCACGACTCATGAAGATGCCATCCTAGAAGAAAAGAAAACGGTAGAGAAAGCTGTTGATACCATTGTAGAAGTGGATGAGGATGAGGACGATAACGAGCCGGAAGACGATAGTGTAAAGGAAATTGAAGAAAAAGATTATGATTCCATGGAAATGCCAGCTCTGATAGTAGAGTTGAGACATTTAATGCAGGAATATCCTATCAATAGTTTTAGGTCACAGGCTGAGGACATCAAAAAAGCCTTTGAAACTGCAGATGCTGACGCCAAGAAAGAGGCTCAAGAAAAATTCAAAGAGGAAAACCCACCTAGTGATGATGCTCTTGCTCCTCAATTTGAATATAAAAATCAGCAGGCAACAGAGTTTTATGACTTGCATTCCTTATATAGAAAACAAAAAGGACAATTTCAAAGAGATAAACGCAAACAGCAAGAAGTAAATCTTGAAAAGCGTCGAGAAATTATAGAAGGGATCAAACTACTGATCAATCAAGAGGAAAATATAGGAACTACATTTAAGAAGTTTCACTCCCTTCAAGAGGAATGGAAAGCAACCGGTAACATACCTCACGATGCCTACAACATTACTTGGGAAGATTACCGCCTAGCAACTCAAAATTTTTATGATTACATAGATCTTAGTAAAGAACTGAGAGATAAGGATTTTGAACGTAATCTTGAATTTAGAAAGAAAATCATCGCTCGTGCGATAGAATTAGGTAACGAAGAAAACATACATAAAGCACTGAGAGAATTACAGGAACTTCACCGCATGTGGAAGGAAGACTCTGGACCAGTAGCAAAAGAAGAGCGCGATCCTATTTGGGACGAATTTAGTGCAGCGACAAAAGTCATTCATGATAAGCGCCAAGCTTATTACGATGAACGTGATAAAATGAGCGCACACCACCAACTGGTAAAGGAAAATATAGTTGCAGAGATCGCAAAAATAACGGCAAAAGGCGCTAAGAACCACAGAGAATGGCAAGATAGATTAGAAGAAATAAACGTCTTAAGAGAGTTGTTTACTTCTACTGGCCCTGCTCCTAAAGCTGTTAATAATGAATTGTGGAATCAGTTTAGAGCTAGAACTAGAGAATTCAATAAAGTCAAAAACGATTTCTACAAAGGTCTTAAAAAAGAACAACAAGATAATCTAGATGCAAAAATGAAGTTGATCGCTATTGCTGAAGAGCATCAAGACAACGAGAATTTTGCTGAAGGACTGCAGATCATGAAACGCATACAGGCAGAATGGAAGCAAATAGGTCATGTGCCTAGGAAAGATAGCGATAAGATCTGGAAACGCTTTCAAAAGGCTTGTAATGCATTCTTTGAAAAGAAGACGGCACAGAAAAATGAAGATAGTAAGGAAGAAGTAGATAATTTTGAAGCTAAGATGCAAGTTTACGATGCTTTAAAAGAAATGATTCCTCAGGATGATAAAGCAAGCATGCTAGCTGAAGTAGAAAAACATATGGCAGCTTGGGCAAGCATAGGTCGTGTGCCTTATAGCAAACGCATGATCCAAGATAAATTTGAAAAATTACTCCATGCAAAATTAAAAGCAGCGGGCTTAAGTGCAGTGGATGCTGAAATGTTGAAATATCAAAACAAATTAGCAAGCTTAAAGAATGGTGATGTTCAAGATTTCAAAAATGAACGTTTCTATCTAAAGAAAAGACGCGATGAGATCCAAGATGAAGTGAGACAATTGGATAATAACCTTCAATTTATCAACGCTAAAGATGATAAGAATCCATTTTTAGTGCAACAAAGAAAGAATATTGCTGAGTTGACTAAGGAATTAGATGTGATCAAAGAAAAGCAAAAGCAATTAAATATCCTGCAACGACAAATTAAAAAGGAAGAAGAGGAAGCCGATGCAGAAAGTGTTGCCTCCATTGAAGGAGAAACTTCCGAAGCTATAGAATAA
- a CDS encoding CIA30 family protein: protein MKKAITLIPTEITFGIHQYRYRWLPLDDKVTGGESTSKLELHHNRITYSGIIKNINNSAWSCMRSNKINQDLSTHTLVEIKLKTDGRPYAFEMEYNEGWQNEKLSFMIHTLPYRWTTVQLPIAEFKHMKFRQILDKELEKNVLSHILRYSFHVAEEITGPFQLEVEYIKFL, encoded by the coding sequence ATGAAAAAAGCAATTACATTAATACCAACTGAAATAACCTTCGGGATACATCAATATCGTTACCGCTGGCTTCCTTTAGATGATAAAGTAACTGGTGGAGAATCTACCAGTAAATTGGAACTTCATCACAACCGTATTACCTATAGTGGCATCATAAAAAATATCAACAACTCTGCCTGGAGCTGTATGAGATCTAATAAAATAAATCAAGATTTAAGCACACATACTCTTGTAGAAATAAAATTGAAAACAGATGGGCGTCCCTATGCTTTTGAAATGGAATATAATGAAGGATGGCAAAATGAAAAATTAAGCTTTATGATTCATACATTGCCTTATCGTTGGACTACAGTACAACTTCCAATAGCTGAATTTAAACATATGAAATTTAGGCAAATACTAGATAAGGAGTTAGAAAAAAATGTTTTAAGTCATATTTTAAGGTATAGCTTTCATGTGGCCGAGGAAATAACAGGTCCTTTTCAACTAGAAGTAGAATACATTAAATTTCTTTAA
- a CDS encoding N-acetylglucosamine kinase — MILIADSGSTKSDWIALDNNGKQLFKTRTRGMNPAILSSDQLLERLVESEDLVAHKNQVNQVFFYGAGCGTEDPRIALENLLKAYFINSEVVVKEDTAAAVYAAVGDHPGVVCILGTGSNCCFSDGVNIEQRVVSLGYTLMDEASGNWYGKNLLRDYGFKNMPKDLMTKFEALYNMDPDFIKFNLYKQPNPNAYLAKHAEFIFQNLEERYIKKLLRKGLRKFSRNMILQFREEIKSHEVHFVGSIAHFAQARIKQVAAEFGYEVGNIVRRPIEGLVDYHIKKIKSSH; from the coding sequence ATGATTCTAATTGCAGATAGTGGCTCTACCAAGTCTGATTGGATAGCGCTAGATAATAACGGCAAACAATTATTTAAAACACGTACTCGCGGAATGAATCCTGCTATTCTTTCAAGTGACCAACTGTTAGAGCGCCTTGTGGAAAGTGAAGATCTAGTAGCACACAAAAACCAAGTAAACCAAGTGTTTTTCTATGGAGCGGGTTGTGGTACAGAAGATCCTAGGATAGCTTTAGAAAATTTACTGAAAGCGTATTTTATTAACAGTGAGGTAGTTGTTAAAGAAGATACTGCTGCTGCGGTATATGCTGCGGTGGGAGATCATCCAGGTGTAGTTTGTATATTAGGGACAGGATCTAATTGCTGCTTCTCTGATGGAGTAAATATTGAGCAACGTGTAGTTTCTCTAGGTTATACTCTTATGGACGAGGCAAGTGGTAACTGGTACGGAAAGAATCTACTAAGAGATTACGGTTTTAAAAACATGCCTAAGGATTTAATGACCAAGTTTGAAGCCTTATACAATATGGATCCAGATTTCATAAAGTTTAATCTTTATAAGCAACCTAATCCTAATGCATATTTAGCAAAACATGCGGAATTTATTTTTCAAAACTTAGAAGAGCGTTATATCAAAAAACTCTTGAGAAAAGGCTTGCGTAAATTTTCTCGTAATATGATTTTACAATTTAGAGAAGAGATCAAGTCTCATGAAGTTCATTTTGTAGGTAGCATTGCTCATTTTGCACAGGCAAGAATTAAACAAGTTGCTGCAGAGTTTGGTTATGAGGTAGGTAATATAGTTCGTAGACCGATCGAAGGTTTGGTTGATTATCATATCAAAAAAATAAAATCAAGCCATTAG
- the gap gene encoding type I glyceraldehyde-3-phosphate dehydrogenase — protein sequence MSEKLRLGINGFGRIGRIVFRATLKRENVEVVAINDLVDVEQLAYLLEYDSVHGRYGGTIEIKDGNLIIDGVEVRVTSERDPKNLKWNEVDVDVVADCTGIFTELDNAQAHIDAGAKKVVISAPSKTAPMFVMGVNDSELTAAHTIVSNASCTTNCLAPMAKVLNDNFGIKEALMTTVHATTATQQTVDAPSKKNYRLGRSAMNNIIPATTGAAVAVTKVIPSLKGKLTGMAFRVPTVDVSVVDLTVKLEKETNLEEINAAFKKASIGAMKGVVGYTDEAVVSQDFVGDARTSIYDAGAAIELNSTFFKLVSWYDNEFGYSSKLVDLAEKVNSL from the coding sequence ATGAGTGAAAAATTGAGATTAGGAATAAACGGATTTGGACGTATAGGTCGTATAGTTTTTAGAGCTACATTAAAGAGAGAAAATGTTGAAGTTGTAGCTATCAATGACTTGGTAGATGTAGAGCAATTAGCATATTTATTAGAATATGACTCTGTCCATGGACGTTATGGCGGTACGATCGAGATCAAAGATGGGAACTTAATCATTGATGGTGTTGAAGTTCGTGTGACTAGTGAGCGCGATCCAAAAAATCTAAAATGGAACGAAGTAGACGTAGACGTAGTTGCAGATTGTACAGGAATCTTTACAGAACTTGACAATGCACAAGCGCATATTGATGCTGGTGCTAAGAAAGTAGTAATTTCTGCTCCATCTAAAACAGCTCCTATGTTTGTAATGGGTGTGAACGATTCAGAATTAACCGCAGCACATACAATTGTTTCCAATGCATCTTGTACGACTAACTGTCTTGCACCTATGGCAAAAGTTCTTAATGACAACTTTGGTATCAAAGAAGCATTAATGACTACGGTACATGCAACTACGGCAACTCAACAAACTGTTGATGCTCCAAGTAAGAAAAACTACCGTTTAGGGCGTAGTGCCATGAATAATATCATCCCTGCGACTACAGGAGCTGCTGTGGCAGTGACTAAGGTAATTCCTTCCTTGAAAGGTAAATTGACAGGAATGGCTTTCCGTGTTCCTACAGTAGATGTATCTGTTGTAGATTTAACGGTAAAGTTAGAAAAGGAAACGAACCTTGAAGAGATCAATGCTGCTTTTAAGAAAGCCTCTATAGGTGCTATGAAAGGTGTGGTAGGATATACAGATGAAGCGGTTGTTTCTCAGGATTTTGTAGGTGATGCTCGCACGAGTATCTATGATGCTGGCGCTGCCATTGAATTGAATTCTACATTCTTTAAATTGGTAAGCTGGTATGATAATGAGTTTGGTTACTCTAGCAAGCTAGTTGACCTTGCAGAAAAGGTTAACTCTTTATAA
- the pfkA gene encoding 6-phosphofructokinase gives MNTKIKKIGVMTSGGDSPGMNAAIRSVVRTCAYHKIECVGIYRGYQGLIEGDFEEMDARSVNNIINKGGTILKSARSKDFRTKEGRETAFAKAKQKGLDAIVVIGGDGSFTGAMIFSEEFGFPMMGIPGTIDNDIYGTSYTLGYDTALNTVVEAIDKIRDTASSHDRLFFVEVMGRDVGNIALNAGVGAGAEEILIPEENLGKERLIESLKRSRLSGKSSSIVVVAEGDKTGDNVFELKDYVEANLPEYEVRVSVLGHMQRGGSPSCFDRVLASRMGVKAVESLLEGKTNYMVGIRDTQMVLCPIDQAVKGKTDIDNELIRVSDIMTT, from the coding sequence ATGAACACAAAGATTAAAAAAATAGGTGTGATGACTTCTGGAGGTGATTCTCCTGGAATGAATGCGGCCATCAGATCGGTTGTACGAACCTGTGCGTACCATAAAATTGAATGCGTTGGGATCTATAGAGGTTACCAAGGTTTAATAGAAGGCGACTTTGAAGAAATGGACGCTCGTAGCGTTAATAACATCATTAATAAGGGTGGTACTATTCTTAAAAGTGCGCGATCTAAAGATTTTAGGACTAAGGAGGGTCGTGAAACCGCTTTCGCGAAAGCGAAACAAAAAGGACTTGACGCGATCGTAGTAATAGGTGGAGACGGAAGTTTTACAGGTGCCATGATCTTTTCTGAAGAATTTGGTTTTCCAATGATGGGAATCCCTGGAACAATAGATAATGATATCTATGGAACTTCTTATACACTAGGTTACGATACGGCTTTAAATACTGTAGTGGAAGCAATTGATAAAATAAGGGATACCGCAAGTTCCCATGACCGTTTGTTCTTTGTGGAAGTAATGGGACGAGATGTAGGGAATATTGCATTAAACGCTGGAGTAGGAGCAGGAGCAGAAGAAATCTTAATTCCTGAAGAGAATTTAGGAAAAGAGCGATTGATTGAAAGTTTAAAGAGATCGAGACTTTCAGGAAAATCATCGAGTATAGTGGTGGTGGCCGAAGGAGATAAAACAGGCGATAATGTTTTTGAACTTAAGGACTATGTAGAAGCCAATTTACCAGAATATGAGGTGCGCGTTTCTGTCTTAGGTCATATGCAACGCGGTGGATCTCCATCCTGTTTTGATCGAGTACTCGCCAGTCGCATGGGCGTGAAAGCAGTAGAAAGTCTGCTAGAAGGAAAAACAAATTATATGGTGGGAATAAGAGATACTCAAATGGTACTTTGTCCTATTGATCAAGCGGTAAAAGGCAAGACAGATATCGATAATGAATTGATACGCGTAAGTGATATCATGACTACTTAA
- a CDS encoding sodium:solute symporter family protein encodes MKLEFIDICIILAFFLISLAIGIIVSKRSSKDSSSFYLSGRNMPWWLLGVSMVATTFAADTPNLVAGLVRADGVSGNWVWWAFLLTGMLTVFFYARLWRRSGITTDLEFYEMRYSGKSAAFLRGFRAIYLGVVFNIIIMGTVCLAAIKIGHVMFGFSAATTLTYASIVTLAYSLLGGLKGVLITDFVQFIIAMVGSIWATWYILDLPQINGMANLITHPNVQGKLNLFPDFSNTDMMMGIFIVPIAVQWWSTWYPGAEPGGGGYIAQRMLAAKDEKNATWAVLFFNLAHYALRPWPWIIIGLASLIIYPNLESLAVAFPNLDPSFIKDDLSYPAMLTFLPAGLLGLVVTSLVAAFMSTISTHLNWGSSYVVNDFYARFINKNASEKQKIITGRLSMVLMMVLAAMLSFVLEEAKFAFDLIIQIGAGSGLLFILRWFWYRINPWSEITAMGVSFSMAVLFFINSSTELGLTNELFGELQSWEMICINVFITSIAWLTVTFLTEKSNQKTIDNFHAAIFGKESKFHNFQFKTLGFLLGVMGVYSLLFATGKLLYGQMEIGFGLLVIFIACTSGIVAMRKKLF; translated from the coding sequence ATGAAATTAGAATTCATAGACATTTGCATCATTCTCGCCTTCTTTTTGATATCTCTTGCTATAGGAATTATCGTCTCAAAAAGGAGTTCCAAAGACAGTTCTTCCTTTTATCTTTCAGGAAGAAATATGCCTTGGTGGCTGCTCGGTGTTTCTATGGTTGCTACTACTTTTGCAGCAGATACCCCTAATCTAGTTGCTGGACTCGTAAGAGCAGACGGTGTCTCTGGGAATTGGGTCTGGTGGGCATTTTTACTTACCGGAATGCTTACGGTGTTTTTTTATGCGCGTTTATGGCGTCGCAGCGGTATCACTACAGATCTTGAGTTTTACGAGATGCGTTACAGCGGGAAAAGCGCTGCATTTTTACGAGGCTTTAGAGCTATTTATTTAGGAGTCGTCTTTAATATCATTATAATGGGAACCGTTTGCCTTGCCGCTATTAAAATAGGACATGTTATGTTTGGTTTTAGTGCTGCTACTACGCTCACCTACGCCTCTATAGTTACACTTGCCTATTCCCTACTCGGAGGACTCAAAGGGGTTCTTATCACTGATTTTGTTCAATTCATTATCGCTATGGTAGGTTCTATCTGGGCAACATGGTATATTCTTGATCTCCCACAAATCAACGGTATGGCAAATTTGATTACACATCCTAATGTACAAGGTAAATTAAATTTATTCCCAGACTTCTCTAATACAGATATGATGATGGGAATATTCATTGTTCCGATAGCTGTGCAATGGTGGAGTACTTGGTATCCTGGAGCTGAGCCTGGTGGCGGTGGGTATATCGCTCAACGTATGCTGGCAGCTAAGGATGAAAAAAATGCCACTTGGGCAGTGCTGTTTTTTAATCTCGCACATTATGCCTTACGCCCTTGGCCGTGGATCATTATAGGACTGGCTTCTCTAATTATTTACCCCAATCTTGAATCTCTAGCAGTAGCATTTCCTAATCTCGACCCTAGCTTTATAAAAGACGATTTGAGTTATCCTGCGATGCTGACCTTTTTACCCGCTGGATTATTAGGACTGGTAGTAACATCTTTAGTAGCCGCATTTATGAGCACCATTTCAACACATTTGAATTGGGGCTCTAGTTATGTGGTAAACGATTTTTATGCGCGTTTTATTAATAAAAATGCCAGTGAAAAACAAAAAATCATCACTGGACGCCTTTCCATGGTCCTTATGATGGTGCTTGCCGCAATGCTTTCCTTTGTATTAGAGGAAGCTAAATTTGCCTTTGACCTGATCATACAAATAGGTGCGGGATCTGGGTTGTTATTTATTCTAAGGTGGTTTTGGTACCGCATCAATCCGTGGTCTGAAATTACTGCAATGGGGGTTTCCTTTAGTATGGCAGTATTATTCTTTATCAATTCCAGTACAGAATTAGGCTTAACAAACGAGTTGTTTGGAGAACTCCAAAGTTGGGAAATGATATGTATCAATGTATTCATTACCAGTATAGCCTGGCTGACAGTGACCTTCCTTACGGAGAAAAGCAATCAAAAAACCATCGATAATTTTCATGCTGCTATCTTCGGCAAAGAATCAAAGTTCCACAACTTCCAGTTCAAGACACTGGGCTTTCTTCTAGGAGTTATGGGAGTTTACAGTTTGTTATTTGCCACTGGTAAATTGCTTTATGGTCAGATGGAAATAGGTTTTGGATTACTGGTTATTTTTATAGCTTGTACTTCGGGAATTGTAGCGATGAGGAAGAAACTTTTTTAG
- a CDS encoding protein-L-isoaspartate(D-aspartate) O-methyltransferase: MKDNYIHKGKRRQLVEMMRSKGISDESVLGAMNQVPRHLFLDSSFLEHAYQNKAFPIGADQTISHPYTVAFQSQLLQLKPGHKVLEIGTGSGYQCAVLLEMKAQVYTIERQNELYKKTSLLFGKLNYRPKKYVFGDGYKGLPEEAPFDSIIVTCGAIEIPQTLLSQIKIGGRLVIPVGSDPQIMTLIIRESATDFSKETFGEFRFVPFLGGKN, from the coding sequence ATCAAAGACAACTACATACATAAAGGAAAACGCCGCCAACTGGTGGAGATGATGCGTTCAAAAGGCATCAGCGATGAGTCAGTTCTAGGAGCTATGAATCAAGTGCCTAGACATTTATTTCTAGACAGTTCTTTCTTAGAACACGCTTATCAAAACAAAGCCTTTCCTATAGGAGCAGACCAGACCATCTCGCATCCTTATACCGTGGCCTTTCAAAGTCAGTTACTCCAATTGAAACCTGGGCACAAAGTATTGGAGATAGGAACGGGAAGTGGTTACCAATGTGCTGTTTTACTAGAAATGAAAGCACAGGTATACACGATTGAGCGTCAAAACGAGCTGTATAAAAAGACGAGTTTGCTTTTTGGAAAGCTGAACTACAGACCTAAGAAATATGTTTTTGGAGACGGGTATAAAGGCCTTCCAGAAGAAGCGCCTTTTGATTCCATTATTGTTACTTGTGGGGCAATAGAAATACCTCAAACCTTGTTAAGCCAAATCAAAATAGGAGGCAGGCTGGTCATTCCCGTAGGTAGTGATCCACAAATCATGACCTTGATAATACGAGAGAGTGCTACCGATTTCTCTAAGGAAACCTTTGGCGAGTTTCGTTTTGTGCCTTTTTTAGGTGGGAAGAATTAA
- a CDS encoding Gfo/Idh/MocA family protein: MLKAGVLGAGHLGKIHLKLLQQSERYELVGFYDANPEYAAQIEADLGYTYYSDVDQLIAACDMIDVVTPTSYHHASGVKVLEAGKHLFVEKPITVTVEEAEELISLSRKHHLKGQVGQVERFNPAFKSVADRFDNPMFIETHRLAEFNPRGTDVSVVLDLMIHDIDAILSVVKSKVKSVSASGVSVISETPDIANARIEFENGCVANLTASRISLKTMRKARFFQKDAYISVDFLTKKVEVVRMKDAPEVPGDFDMILQNAEGIKKQIYFDNPDIADNNAILDELETFADAIENDTRPIVNLEDGTAALDVALRIIKEFRSL, encoded by the coding sequence ATGCTTAAAGCTGGAGTTCTCGGTGCTGGTCACCTAGGTAAAATTCACCTTAAATTATTACAACAAAGCGAGCGTTACGAATTGGTAGGTTTTTACGATGCAAATCCTGAATACGCTGCCCAAATTGAAGCCGATTTAGGGTATACCTATTATTCTGACGTGGACCAACTCATCGCTGCTTGCGATATGATCGACGTGGTCACTCCTACTTCTTATCATCATGCGAGTGGTGTAAAAGTATTAGAAGCTGGAAAGCACCTCTTTGTTGAAAAACCCATTACCGTAACTGTTGAAGAAGCTGAGGAATTGATCTCGCTTTCGCGAAAGCATCATTTAAAGGGTCAAGTAGGACAAGTAGAACGTTTTAACCCAGCATTTAAATCTGTGGCAGACCGTTTTGATAATCCGATGTTTATAGAAACGCACCGCTTAGCAGAGTTTAACCCACGAGGAACGGATGTCAGTGTAGTCTTGGATTTAATGATTCACGATATAGACGCTATTTTGAGCGTTGTAAAAAGCAAAGTGAAAAGTGTGAGTGCAAGCGGAGTTTCCGTAATTTCTGAAACACCAGATATCGCCAATGCACGTATCGAATTTGAAAACGGTTGTGTGGCAAATCTTACCGCGAGTCGCATCAGTTTGAAAACCATGCGTAAAGCACGTTTCTTTCAGAAAGACGCTTACATCTCTGTAGATTTCTTAACTAAAAAGGTAGAAGTAGTACGTATGAAGGATGCTCCAGAGGTTCCAGGAGATTTTGACATGATCCTACAAAATGCAGAAGGAATCAAAAAACAAATATATTTTGACAACCCAGATATAGCAGATAACAATGCCATTCTAGACGAACTAGAAACCTTTGCAGATGCTATAGAAAATGACACCAGACCCATCGTAAATCTAGAAGACGGAACTGCCGCGCTAGATGTGGCTTTAAGGATCATAAAAGAATTTAGATCCCTTTAA
- a CDS encoding 3-hydroxyacyl-CoA dehydrogenase family protein: protein MKNVTVIGAGTMGNGIAHTFAQSGFKVSLVDRSQESIDKGLGIIAKNLDRMIAKERITEADKEATLSNITSFTDLKEGVSKADLVVEAATENLSLKLQIFGDLDQFAPADCILSTNTSSISITQIGAATQRPDKVIGMHFMNPVPIMKLVEIIRGYSTSDEVTTTIMYLSKQLGKTPTEVNDYPGFVANRILMPMINEAIETLFNGVAGVEEIDTVMKLGMAHPMGPLQLADFIGLDVCLSILNVMHDGFKNPKYAPCPLLVNMVMAGKKGVKSGEGFYDYSESRKAEKVSASFK, encoded by the coding sequence ATGAAAAACGTAACCGTTATAGGAGCAGGAACCATGGGAAATGGTATTGCACACACATTTGCACAATCAGGATTTAAGGTATCTCTTGTAGATAGATCCCAAGAATCTATTGATAAAGGTTTAGGTATTATTGCCAAAAACTTAGATCGTATGATTGCAAAGGAGCGCATTACAGAAGCTGACAAAGAAGCTACTTTAAGCAATATTACTTCTTTTACAGACCTAAAGGAAGGAGTTTCAAAAGCAGATCTAGTGGTAGAAGCAGCAACAGAAAACCTGAGCTTAAAATTACAAATATTTGGAGATTTGGATCAATTTGCCCCGGCAGATTGTATACTGTCCACCAACACCTCTTCTATTTCCATTACCCAAATTGGTGCAGCCACTCAACGACCAGATAAAGTTATAGGGATGCACTTTATGAATCCTGTGCCTATCATGAAACTGGTAGAAATCATCAGAGGTTACTCTACTAGTGATGAAGTGACCACCACCATTATGTACCTTTCAAAGCAATTGGGTAAAACACCTACTGAGGTAAATGATTACCCTGGTTTTGTAGCTAACCGTATTTTAATGCCGATGATTAACGAAGCTATAGAGACTTTGTTCAACGGTGTTGCTGGTGTAGAAGAAATTGATACCGTAATGAAATTGGGAATGGCGCATCCTATGGGACCCTTACAACTGGCCGACTTTATAGGACTAGACGTATGTTTAAGCATCCTTAATGTCATGCACGATGGGTTTAAAAACCCTAAATATGCACCATGTCCTTTATTAGTCAACATGGTTATGGCTGGTAAAAAAGGTGTGAAATCTGGAGAAGGATTTTATGATTACAGCGAGTCTAGAAAAGCTGAGAAAGTGAGTGCTAGTTTTAAATAA